The genomic segment ATCTATTCTTTGTAGATAGTCTAGTAGTCTTTTACGTTTGCCTACCAGCTTTTTCAAAGCTAGTTCAGTAGACTTATCTTTTTTAGCAGTTTTAAGATGATTAGTTAGATGGTTGATACGATAGGTAAAAAGGGCGATTTGAGCTTCAGGTGCACCTGTATTTGTAGCTGAACCTGCATAAGTAGCAATAATTTCTGCTTTCTTTTCTTTGGTGAGGTACATAAGTCAGTT from the Bacteroidia bacterium genome contains:
- the rpsO gene encoding 30S ribosomal protein S15 — protein: MYLTKEKKAEIIATYAGSATNTGAPEAQIALFTYRINHLTNHLKTAKKDKSTELALKKLVGKRKRLLDYLQRIDIERYRAIVDKLNLRK